The Candidatus Sphingomonas colombiensis genome contains the following window.
GGGCGAGCGCCGTCCCAATTGCCGGTGACGGCGCGAACCGAGCGCAGCTTTCGCCCGACCAGCCGCCGCACCACATCGATCTGATGCGCGGCCTGACTATAGACCACGCCACCGCCGCGCGCGGGATCAAGCTCCTCCGGGCGGCGCGGGCGGTACATGAAATCGGTGAAGTTGAACGCGAGAAGCTGGCGCAGCGGGCCATAAACGCCAGCTTCGATCAGATCGGCCGCGGCGCGCACCGGGGCATCGAAGCCATGGCTTGGCCCGACGACGAGCACGCGATTCGCGCGCCGCGCCGCCTCGGCCATCGCCGCGCAATCGTTCACGCTGGTCGCCATCGGCTTCTCAACCAGCACATGCTTGCCCGCGCGCAGCGCCGCGATCGCCTGTTCGGCATGATATTCGTGCGGGGAGGCGATATAGACGGCATCGATATCGGGCGCGGCGAGCATCGCCTCCAGCGAGGGGAACGGCGTCGCGCCAAATTCGGCGGCAAATTGCCGGCACGCATCCGCGCGCGGATCGACCGCCCCCGCCAGCACAATACGCGCGTCGCCGACGAGTGCCGGTTGCGTGAGCATGAAGCCACGCCCCAGCCCGACGATCCCCAGTCGAATTATGTCCATCGCCCCTCGCAGCCTCTCAACGCGATCCGTGATTAACCCGTCCGAGGCTTGAAAGTCAAAATGCTTCGCTATAGAAGTATTTTGACCGTGGCGGTTCGACGGGATCGAACCGACCGCGCCGCGCAGGAATTGAGGATTGGCGATGACACCCGAACAGAACGACCTTCTTTGCCGCGTCCAGGGCGAGGCACCGATGGGGCGACTGATGCGCCAGCACTGGCTGCCGGCCTGCATGAGCGAGGAAGTCGCGACGCC
Protein-coding sequences here:
- a CDS encoding Gfo/Idh/MocA family oxidoreductase, yielding MDIIRLGIVGLGRGFMLTQPALVGDARIVLAGAVDPRADACRQFAAEFGATPFPSLEAMLAAPDIDAVYIASPHEYHAEQAIAALRAGKHVLVEKPMATSVNDCAAMAEAARRANRVLVVGPSHGFDAPVRAAADLIEAGVYGPLRQLLAFNFTDFMYRPRRPEELDPARGGGVVYSQAAHQIDVVRRLVGRKLRSVRAVTGNWDGARPSDGAYSAMLFFDGGAAATLSYSGYAHYDSDELLGWIGELGHPKDPEAYGTARRALRHHSPQDEIAAKLARTYGASRQQPGSPAPHHEHFGFILASCERADIKVLPTGLMLYADDAREWRPIAPPVVPRQAVIDEFAAAIGGARPAIHDGRWGLETMAACVALIDSATRQAETFPDTIIDTALEKITP